In one window of Streptomyces sp. NBC_00193 DNA:
- a CDS encoding YciI family protein: MFVMELTYTAPVEAVEEEMDAHIAWLDGYYAAGIFLASGRKVPRDGGMILAGGVSRAEIEKIAAGDPFAVAGVCSYRITEFLATKTSADLATVRESPVV, encoded by the coding sequence ATGTTCGTCATGGAGCTCACCTACACCGCGCCCGTCGAAGCCGTCGAAGAAGAGATGGACGCGCACATCGCCTGGCTGGACGGCTACTACGCCGCCGGCATCTTCCTCGCCTCGGGTCGCAAGGTCCCGCGCGACGGGGGCATGATCCTGGCCGGCGGGGTGTCCCGCGCGGAGATCGAGAAGATCGCGGCCGGGGATCCCTTCGCGGTGGCGGGCGTCTGCTCGTACCGCATCACCGAGTTCCTCGCGACGAAGACCTCAGCGGACCTGGCGACGGTGCGGGAGAGCCCGGTGGTCTAG
- a CDS encoding acyl-ACP desaturase, with amino-acid sequence MTITSPHLGSSEAWTDAKLLFALEEVVEKELNRHLKVTKDWMPHEYVPWSDGRNFPGFFEDGEAWDPQQSKVTEIGKIALVVNLLTEDNLPSYHHEIASLFGRNGAWGTWVHRWTAEEGRHGIVMRDYLLASRAVDPDKLEAFRMQHMSEGFESDNRHSMLHSVAYVAFQELATRISHRNTGHQSGDPVCDRMLARIAQDENLHMVFYRNLLGAAFELAPDLTMQAVRDVVVDFRMPGHGMPGFERMAAQMAIGGVYNLRIHHDDVLSPVIRFLKIMEIDGLGPDGQKAQEELGLFMDGLDSEARKFDERLAARAARIAARKA; translated from the coding sequence GTGACGATCACCTCTCCCCACCTCGGCAGCTCGGAGGCGTGGACGGACGCCAAGCTGCTGTTCGCGCTGGAAGAGGTGGTCGAGAAGGAACTCAACCGCCATCTGAAGGTCACCAAGGACTGGATGCCCCACGAGTACGTCCCGTGGAGCGACGGCCGCAACTTCCCCGGCTTCTTCGAGGACGGCGAAGCCTGGGACCCGCAGCAGTCCAAGGTCACCGAGATCGGCAAGATCGCGCTCGTCGTGAACCTGCTGACCGAGGACAACCTCCCCAGCTACCACCACGAGATCGCCTCGCTTTTCGGCCGCAACGGCGCCTGGGGCACCTGGGTGCACCGCTGGACCGCCGAGGAGGGCCGCCACGGCATCGTCATGCGCGACTACCTGCTGGCCTCGCGCGCCGTGGACCCGGACAAGCTCGAAGCATTCCGGATGCAGCACATGTCGGAGGGGTTCGAGTCCGACAACCGCCACTCGATGCTCCACTCCGTGGCGTACGTGGCCTTCCAGGAGCTCGCGACCCGCATCTCGCACCGCAACACCGGCCACCAGTCCGGTGACCCGGTCTGCGACCGCATGCTGGCCCGCATCGCGCAGGACGAGAACCTGCACATGGTCTTCTACCGCAACCTGCTGGGCGCGGCCTTCGAGCTCGCCCCGGACCTGACGATGCAGGCCGTACGGGACGTCGTGGTCGACTTCCGGATGCCCGGACACGGGATGCCCGGCTTCGAGCGGATGGCCGCGCAGATGGCGATCGGCGGGGTCTACAACCTGCGGATCCACCACGACGACGTGCTGAGCCCCGTGATCCGCTTCCTGAAGATCATGGAGATCGACGGCCTCGGCCCCGATGGGCAGAAGGCCCAGGAGGAGCTGGGTCTCTTCATGGACGGCCTGGACTCCGAGGCCCGCAAGTTCGACGAGCGGCTGGCCGCCCGCGCGGCGCGCATCGCGGCCCGCAAGGCCTGA
- a CDS encoding SsgA family sporulation/cell division regulator, which produces MITVIEQAVQARLVATAPKVDTVPVTLCYDRSDPFAVRMAFPAPATLEGVEVSWTFSRELLEYGLDRPSGCGDVRVRPYDADRTTVEFHAPEGVAIVLMVTAELHRFLERASTIVPPGLEHLYLDMDQSLAELMRDSC; this is translated from the coding sequence TTGATCACTGTCATCGAGCAGGCCGTGCAGGCCCGACTGGTCGCCACCGCGCCGAAGGTCGACACCGTACCCGTCACGCTCTGCTACGACCGGTCGGATCCCTTCGCCGTCCGGATGGCCTTTCCCGCGCCCGCGACCCTGGAGGGCGTCGAGGTCTCGTGGACGTTCTCGCGGGAGCTGCTGGAGTACGGACTGGACCGCCCGTCCGGCTGCGGGGACGTGCGCGTGCGCCCGTACGACGCCGACCGGACCACCGTGGAGTTCCACGCCCCCGAGGGGGTCGCGATCGTGCTGATGGTGACGGCCGAGCTGCACCGCTTCCTGGAGCGGGCCTCGACGATCGTGCCGCCCGGCCTGGAGCACCTGTACCTCGACATGGACCAGAGCCTCGCCGAGCTGATGCGCGACTCCTGCTGA
- a CDS encoding trans-acting enoyl reductase family protein codes for MNAAVRHEPRTAEREYDLVLFGATGFVGALTAEYLAAHAPADCRWALAGRDLAKLERLRERLTALDPRCADLPLLRADAQDAAATRELAASTRVLATTVGPYVLYGALLVAACAAEGTDYLDLTGEPEFVDRMYVEHDARARETGARIVHACGFDSVPADLGAYFTVGQLPAGVPLTVDAFVRSNALFSGGTFTTVLTALGRGPQNLAAARARRMHEPRLLGRRVRVPVGAPRFSRETGTWAVPLPVLDVQVVARSAAALERYGPDFRYRHYASVRHLPVAVGGTAAVGGVAALAQIPPVRQWLANRWEPGQGPDAVRRARSWFSVRFVGEGGGRRVFTEVSGGDPGYGETAKMFAESALCLAYDALPELSGQLTTAVAMGDALLDRLQKAGIRFRVAASD; via the coding sequence ATGAACGCAGCTGTCCGGCACGAACCGCGCACCGCGGAACGGGAGTACGACCTCGTGCTCTTCGGCGCGACCGGGTTCGTGGGGGCGCTGACCGCCGAGTACCTCGCGGCGCACGCCCCCGCGGACTGCCGCTGGGCCCTCGCGGGGCGCGACCTCGCGAAGCTGGAGCGGCTGCGCGAGCGGCTGACCGCCCTCGACCCGCGCTGCGCGGACCTGCCGCTGCTGCGCGCGGACGCCCAGGACGCCGCGGCGACGCGCGAACTGGCCGCCTCCACCCGGGTGCTGGCCACGACCGTGGGGCCGTACGTCTTGTACGGCGCCCTGCTGGTGGCCGCCTGCGCCGCCGAGGGCACCGACTACCTGGACCTGACCGGCGAGCCGGAGTTCGTGGACCGGATGTACGTCGAGCACGACGCGCGGGCCCGCGAGACCGGCGCCCGGATCGTGCACGCCTGTGGCTTCGACTCCGTCCCGGCCGACCTCGGGGCGTACTTCACCGTCGGACAGCTGCCGGCCGGGGTCCCGCTGACCGTGGACGCCTTCGTGCGCTCCAACGCCCTGTTCTCGGGCGGCACCTTCACCACCGTGCTCACCGCGCTGGGCCGCGGACCGCAGAACCTGGCCGCCGCCCGAGCGCGCCGGATGCACGAGCCCAGGCTGCTGGGCCGGCGGGTGCGCGTGCCCGTGGGTGCACCGCGCTTCAGCCGGGAGACCGGCACCTGGGCCGTGCCGCTGCCCGTCCTGGACGTCCAGGTCGTGGCCCGGTCGGCAGCCGCGCTGGAGCGGTACGGCCCGGACTTCCGCTACCGGCACTACGCCTCCGTACGGCACCTGCCCGTCGCCGTGGGCGGTACGGCGGCGGTCGGCGGGGTGGCCGCCCTCGCGCAGATCCCGCCGGTGCGGCAGTGGCTGGCGAACCGCTGGGAGCCGGGCCAGGGCCCGGACGCGGTGCGGCGGGCGCGCAGCTGGTTCAGCGTGCGGTTCGTGGGCGAGGGCGGCGGCCGCCGGGTCTTCACCGAGGTCTCGGGCGGCGACCCGGGGTACGGGGAGACCGCGAAGATGTTCGCGGAGTCCGCGCTCTGCCTCGCCTACGACGCCCTGCCCGAGCTGTCCGGCCAGCTGACCACCGCCGTGGCCATGGGCGACGCCCTGCTGGACCGGCTCCAAAAGGCGGGCATCCGCTTCCGCGTCGCGGCCTCCGACTGA
- a CDS encoding zinc ribbon domain-containing protein yields MTAFRGLDTVSGEVLKAAALVERVGWLTTLVETMAAGVVGGHWSRAELAVLASGVARSGGRLPSNAWMALRTLGWSAAVPAGLYVPDRVRRVAEEQAGRVLRSAEWRAALVDAVLETWPAGGDPMKRGMEEWAALRAACPQGTAVPASVFRSRTRQVARFLAAYRRLPAGLCELEAAPGGGRQVVLAAADKQLATLARCEDDPARYAVLTVRLPVCPAPRTRCDWHPVRIRFRLPPTIDNAVRANGVLAKADRLRILAEHLWTKAAHLETLLGGRRALGLHPDPAIVTKLAVVRTEHSRVSRRRRRLNAEIAKAAARFMVDHARAARASVIYLEDLRDMESRGKGRTLNSRLSSSVRGQIVADVRHQAARHGIAVVIVPARGTSKYCPRCLTAFRHHAAPDNTRPGWKWATCPHPDCGYSADRDVAAWQRIGARGLQHQHLTVLDRASGTYVIRRTVQELDQPVQHPKPTHPDRTKSGPTRDRPVPRQRRRVPAPPGTPAAAPAAAGQGVKRPAGRQPQPPTHRNQRRGGRQAPHTMSTPNRHRPCGARLGAGFHLHTHATPITQRPRRDPRLVSDLGEHSAPSRKT; encoded by the coding sequence GTGACCGCGTTCCGAGGTCTGGACACGGTCAGCGGTGAGGTCCTGAAGGCTGCCGCGCTGGTTGAGCGGGTGGGCTGGCTGACGACGCTGGTGGAGACGATGGCTGCCGGGGTTGTCGGCGGGCACTGGTCGCGGGCCGAGCTGGCCGTGCTCGCTTCGGGTGTTGCCCGGTCGGGTGGGCGGTTGCCGTCGAACGCGTGGATGGCGTTGCGGACTCTGGGTTGGTCGGCTGCCGTTCCGGCGGGGCTGTATGTGCCCGATCGGGTCCGCAGGGTTGCCGAGGAGCAGGCTGGGCGGGTCCTGCGCTCGGCTGAATGGCGCGCGGCGCTCGTGGACGCGGTCCTGGAAACGTGGCCGGCCGGTGGGGATCCGATGAAACGCGGCATGGAGGAGTGGGCGGCGTTGCGGGCGGCCTGCCCGCAAGGCACTGCGGTGCCCGCGTCCGTCTTCCGTTCCCGCACCCGTCAAGTGGCAAGGTTCCTCGCCGCGTACCGGCGTCTGCCCGCCGGTCTGTGTGAGTTGGAGGCGGCGCCGGGCGGCGGCCGGCAGGTGGTGCTGGCGGCCGCCGACAAACAGCTTGCCACTCTGGCCCGGTGCGAGGACGACCCGGCCCGCTACGCGGTGCTGACCGTGCGGCTTCCGGTATGCCCTGCCCCGCGCACCCGTTGCGACTGGCACCCGGTACGGATCCGTTTCCGCCTGCCACCCACCATCGACAACGCTGTCCGCGCCAACGGGGTACTGGCCAAAGCCGACCGGCTCCGCATCCTCGCCGAACACCTGTGGACCAAAGCCGCCCACCTGGAGACGCTCCTGGGCGGCCGGCGTGCCCTCGGCCTGCACCCCGACCCTGCGATCGTCACCAAGCTCGCCGTGGTGCGCACCGAACACTCACGGGTCAGCAGGCGGCGCCGGCGCCTGAACGCGGAGATCGCCAAGGCGGCCGCCCGGTTCATGGTGGATCACGCCCGTGCCGCGCGGGCGTCGGTGATCTATCTGGAGGACCTGCGCGACATGGAGTCCCGCGGCAAGGGCCGCACCCTCAACTCCCGCCTTTCCAGCTCGGTACGAGGGCAGATCGTGGCTGATGTGCGGCATCAGGCAGCCCGGCACGGGATAGCCGTGGTCATCGTCCCCGCGCGCGGCACTTCCAAGTACTGCCCCCGCTGCCTGACCGCCTTCCGTCACCACGCCGCCCCCGACAACACCCGACCGGGCTGGAAATGGGCCACCTGCCCCCACCCCGACTGCGGATACAGCGCGGACCGGGACGTCGCCGCCTGGCAGCGCATCGGCGCCCGAGGCCTGCAACACCAGCACCTGACCGTCCTGGACCGCGCGAGTGGCACGTATGTGATCCGCCGCACGGTTCAGGAGCTGGACCAACCCGTCCAGCACCCCAAGCCCACCCACCCGGACCGGACGAAGTCGGGTCCGACGAGAGACCGCCCTGTGCCCAGGCAGCGACGCAGGGTCCCCGCCCCACCCGGAACACCAGCAGCCGCACCAGCGGCGGCAGGTCAGGGTGTAAAGCGTCCGGCGGGGCGGCAGCCCCAGCCACCCACCCACCGCAACCAGCGGCGAGGTGGGCGGCAGGCACCGCACACGATGAGCACCCCCAATCGGCACCGACCGTGCGGGGCCAGACTCGGCGCAGGCTTCCACCTGCACACCCACGCCACCCCGATCACACAGCGGCCACGGCGAGACCCGAGACTCGTTTCCGACCTGGGCGAACACTCAGCCCCAAGCAGGAAAACCTGA
- a CDS encoding ATP-binding protein, with translation MTGTLRGLRSVHEFRQAPPGAEKLSYSIGLPGGAHCAGSARGALRSLLDRHGLPDLCDNAALAASELVACAYRFTPDKEMVLKVRWQFDALRIVVFDQHPAHSSPEASEECRSRRSRGMWLLSAVVEACGGDWGLTPVLTPMGGTKSWALLPLPR, from the coding sequence ATGACGGGCACTCTCCGTGGCCTGCGGTCGGTCCACGAGTTCCGGCAGGCCCCGCCAGGGGCGGAGAAACTGAGCTACTCCATAGGCCTGCCGGGCGGCGCCCACTGTGCGGGCAGCGCCCGGGGCGCCCTGCGGTCCCTGCTCGACCGGCACGGACTGCCCGACCTGTGCGACAACGCGGCGCTGGCCGCCTCCGAACTCGTGGCCTGCGCCTACCGGTTCACGCCCGACAAGGAGATGGTGCTGAAGGTCCGCTGGCAGTTCGACGCGCTGCGGATCGTCGTCTTCGACCAGCACCCCGCGCACTCCTCGCCCGAGGCGAGCGAGGAGTGCCGGAGCCGGCGCAGCCGCGGGATGTGGCTGCTGTCGGCGGTGGTCGAGGCCTGTGGCGGGGACTGGGGACTCACCCCGGTGCTCACCCCGATGGGCGGCACCAAGTCCTGGGCCTTACTGCCCTTGCCGCGTTAG
- a CDS encoding endonuclease V yields the protein MTSAKIPADEAGAKAIQDELRGRVVLTETGPPPGEGLIAGVDVAYDDERDLVAAAAVVLDAATLRVVEEATSVGRVSFPYVPGLLAFRELPTVLAALEALTVTPGLVVCDGYGLAHPRRFGLACHLGVVTGLPAIGVAKNPFTFTYEEPGDRRGDLSPLRAPDGEVVGRALRTQDGIKPVYVSVGHRVSLDNACAHALALSPRFRIPETTRHADSLCRRALREATA from the coding sequence ATGACGAGTGCGAAGATCCCCGCCGACGAGGCCGGGGCCAAGGCGATACAAGACGAGCTGCGCGGCCGGGTCGTCCTGACCGAGACCGGACCACCGCCCGGCGAAGGGCTCATCGCGGGGGTGGACGTGGCCTACGACGACGAGCGCGACCTGGTGGCCGCCGCGGCCGTCGTCCTCGATGCCGCCACCCTGCGGGTCGTCGAGGAGGCCACCTCCGTCGGCCGCGTCAGCTTCCCCTACGTACCCGGACTGCTCGCCTTCCGCGAGCTGCCGACCGTGCTCGCCGCCCTGGAGGCGCTGACCGTCACGCCCGGTCTGGTCGTCTGCGACGGCTACGGGCTGGCCCACCCGCGCCGCTTCGGGCTCGCCTGCCACCTCGGCGTGGTCACCGGGCTGCCCGCCATCGGCGTCGCGAAGAACCCGTTCACCTTCACGTACGAGGAACCGGGCGACCGGCGCGGGGACCTCTCCCCGCTCCGCGCACCCGACGGCGAGGTCGTCGGGCGGGCGCTGCGCACGCAGGACGGGATCAAGCCCGTGTACGTCTCGGTGGGCCACCGGGTCTCCCTGGACAACGCCTGCGCGCACGCCCTGGCGCTGAGCCCCCGCTTCCGGATCCCGGAGACCACCCGGCACGCCGACTCGCTGTGCCGGCGGGCCCTGCGCGAAGCCACCGCGTAG
- a CDS encoding helix-turn-helix transcriptional regulator yields MPPRSTPTARQQRLGSELRKLREQSGMTVQQAAALMGVDRTRIPNIESGRIAIGAERVRTLAFNYDCPDTGLVDLLASMAQEREKGWWEQHRGMLPPALLDICELEHHSVALHTAVTTHIPGLLQTEAHARAVFDTADPPLPEPDLQARLALRMHRQQVFAREAPPLYEAVVHEAALRMQFGGPKVARAQLEHILEQSERARTTVRVIPFTAGGFPGAGQSFTYAAATISELDTVQLDSSHGSMLLDSQMKLLRYRGLLERLRSLALPARASRDFIRAIARTL; encoded by the coding sequence GTGCCACCGAGGAGTACACCGACCGCACGCCAGCAGCGCCTGGGCTCCGAGCTGCGCAAACTCCGCGAGCAGTCGGGCATGACGGTGCAGCAGGCCGCGGCGCTCATGGGGGTGGACCGCACCAGGATCCCCAACATCGAATCCGGCCGGATCGCCATCGGCGCCGAGCGTGTCCGCACCCTCGCCTTCAACTACGACTGCCCCGACACGGGGCTGGTCGACCTACTCGCCTCCATGGCCCAGGAGCGCGAGAAGGGGTGGTGGGAGCAGCACCGGGGGATGCTGCCGCCCGCACTCCTGGACATCTGCGAACTGGAGCACCACTCCGTCGCGTTGCACACCGCCGTCACCACGCACATACCCGGACTGCTGCAGACCGAGGCGCACGCGCGGGCCGTCTTCGACACCGCCGACCCGCCGCTGCCCGAGCCCGACCTGCAGGCGCGGCTCGCCCTGCGGATGCACCGCCAGCAGGTGTTCGCCCGCGAAGCACCGCCGTTGTACGAGGCGGTGGTGCACGAGGCCGCGCTGCGGATGCAGTTCGGCGGCCCGAAGGTGGCCCGGGCCCAGCTCGAACACATACTGGAGCAGTCGGAGCGGGCGCGTACGACCGTGCGCGTGATTCCGTTCACCGCCGGCGGGTTCCCCGGCGCCGGCCAGTCCTTCACGTACGCGGCCGCCACGATCAGCGAGCTGGACACCGTGCAGCTCGACAGTTCGCACGGCTCGATGTTGCTGGATTCGCAGATGAAGCTGCTCCGCTACCGGGGCCTGCTGGAGCGGCTGCGCTCCCTGGCGCTGCCGGCCCGCGCGTCCCGCGATTTCATCCGCGCCATCGCACGGACCCTCTGA
- a CDS encoding PKD domain-containing protein yields MSHRRLVASATILAAGISLIPGLAHAADPAAGKLQGVSKPDLDSAIEAKTTKFDSPADRSVKVPAAGKSKAAGTLAASEGNPDLAVALHGTTFNAHSLELSMGVTSADVDVELTIDWGDGTSGTASAHGTEAAHVEHVYREVGTYTVKVKVTDAVNGVSAENSVAITTEGSDFTPYTPTRLLDTRAGSSRVAPYTSARVKVGGFGTIPAGVTAVALNVTVTNTRSGGHVTAFASGTDRPTTSNLNYEPGQTVPNLVIVPVGADGYVELYNGGWEPVDLIADITGYFTQSAASGYTALAPERHVDTREGLGTRKGQVPGYGTITTTIAGNRGVPAGAKAVALNVTVTNPRSDGHLTVFPAGKAAPNASNLNFSTGQTIANAVIVPVGTDGKISIRNGGWNPADVIVDVVGYYSPDSVSAYLPFDPERVKDTRETKPLPGRYYSALGLGDGYPNTTAFVLNTTVTNPKGAGFLAVAPDPNTGADYDNGTNIEVPIPTSSNLNFTANKTVPNLVQAGRGNTGVIDFFNWSDANIDLIVDIFGIYMDN; encoded by the coding sequence GTGTCTCATCGCCGACTCGTAGCATCCGCGACCATCCTCGCGGCAGGCATTTCTCTCATACCGGGGCTGGCCCACGCCGCCGATCCCGCGGCGGGCAAGCTGCAGGGCGTATCCAAGCCCGACCTGGACTCGGCCATCGAGGCCAAGACCACCAAGTTCGACAGCCCGGCCGACCGCTCGGTCAAGGTCCCGGCCGCCGGTAAGAGCAAGGCGGCCGGCACGCTGGCGGCCTCCGAGGGCAACCCGGACCTCGCGGTGGCCCTGCACGGCACCACGTTCAACGCGCACTCGCTCGAACTGAGCATGGGCGTCACGAGCGCGGACGTCGACGTCGAGCTCACCATCGACTGGGGTGACGGCACCTCCGGCACGGCGAGCGCCCACGGCACCGAAGCGGCGCACGTGGAGCACGTGTACCGCGAGGTCGGCACGTACACGGTCAAGGTCAAGGTGACCGACGCCGTCAACGGCGTCTCCGCCGAGAACTCCGTCGCCATCACCACCGAGGGCTCGGACTTCACCCCGTACACCCCGACCCGTCTGCTGGACACCCGTGCCGGCTCGAGCAGGGTCGCCCCGTACACCTCCGCGCGGGTGAAGGTCGGCGGCTTCGGCACCATCCCGGCCGGTGTGACCGCGGTGGCCCTCAACGTCACCGTCACCAACACCAGGAGCGGCGGCCACGTCACCGCCTTCGCCTCGGGCACCGACCGTCCGACCACCTCGAACCTCAACTACGAGCCCGGCCAGACGGTCCCCAACCTGGTCATCGTCCCGGTCGGCGCCGACGGCTACGTCGAGCTCTACAACGGCGGCTGGGAGCCGGTCGACCTGATCGCCGACATCACCGGCTACTTCACCCAGTCCGCCGCCAGCGGCTACACCGCGCTCGCCCCGGAGCGCCACGTCGACACCCGGGAGGGTCTCGGCACCCGCAAGGGCCAGGTCCCCGGCTACGGGACCATCACCACCACGATCGCGGGCAACCGCGGCGTCCCCGCCGGGGCCAAGGCCGTGGCGCTCAACGTGACGGTCACCAACCCGCGGAGCGACGGCCACCTGACCGTCTTCCCCGCCGGGAAGGCCGCGCCGAACGCGTCCAACCTGAACTTCAGCACGGGCCAGACCATCGCCAACGCGGTGATCGTCCCCGTCGGAACCGACGGCAAGATCAGCATCCGCAACGGCGGCTGGAACCCGGCCGACGTGATCGTCGACGTCGTCGGCTACTACAGCCCCGACAGCGTCAGCGCGTACCTCCCCTTCGACCCGGAGCGCGTGAAGGACACCCGCGAGACCAAGCCGCTGCCCGGCCGCTACTACAGTGCGCTCGGACTCGGCGACGGCTACCCGAACACCACGGCCTTCGTGCTGAACACCACGGTGACCAACCCCAAGGGTGCCGGCTTCCTCGCGGTCGCCCCGGACCCGAACACCGGCGCGGACTACGACAACGGGACCAACATCGAGGTGCCGATCCCGACCTCCTCGAACCTGAACTTCACCGCGAACAAGACCGTCCCGAACCTGGTTCAGGCGGGCCGCGGCAACACCGGCGTCATCGACTTCTTCAACTGGAGCGACGCCAACATCGACCTCATCGTCGACATCTTCGGCATCTACATGGACAACTGA
- a CDS encoding ABC-F family ATP-binding cassette domain-containing protein codes for MSPAPMFITCSDLSFDWPDGTPVFDGFQLAVGPGRTGLIGRNGCGKSTLLKLIAGELTPSDGQLTVAGTVGQLPQTVTFDTSLRVDEALGVHTTRAALHAIEAGEATEANFAAVGDDWDVEERALATLDQLGLGRIGLDRTTGELSGGECVLLRLAALLLSRPDVLLLDEPTNNLDLRARRRLYAAVESWSGVLLLVSHDRELLDRVDQIADLRDGELRWYGGNFTDYEEMLAAEQEAAERMVRVAEGDVQRQKRELAQAQAKLARRKRYGQKMFETKREPKIVMGARKRAAQESAGKHRIMHTEKLAEAEERLDQAELAVRDDAEIRIKLPATQVPPGRRVLTLSALHPVHGAPVAGEWELRGPERIALVGANGSGKTTLLRTIAGELAPLSGESVTHVPARFLPQRLDVLDDERSVVENVARFAPHATNNLIRARLAHFLFRGARADRLAGTLSGGERFRATLAALLLAEPAPQLLMLDEPTNNLDLASVRQLTDALDSYEGALVVASHDVPFLESIGITRWLLLDGGMRPTTAEEVHRSLWQG; via the coding sequence ATGAGTCCTGCTCCCATGTTCATCACCTGCTCCGACCTGTCCTTCGACTGGCCCGACGGAACCCCCGTCTTCGACGGGTTCCAACTGGCCGTCGGCCCCGGCCGTACCGGCCTGATCGGACGCAACGGCTGCGGCAAGTCCACGCTGCTCAAGCTCATCGCCGGGGAACTGACCCCGAGCGACGGCCAGTTGACCGTCGCCGGTACCGTCGGCCAGCTTCCGCAGACCGTCACCTTCGACACCTCCCTGCGGGTGGACGAGGCGCTCGGCGTCCACACCACCCGGGCCGCCCTGCACGCCATCGAGGCGGGCGAGGCGACCGAGGCCAACTTCGCGGCCGTCGGCGACGACTGGGACGTGGAGGAACGGGCCCTCGCCACGCTCGACCAGCTCGGGCTCGGCCGGATCGGACTGGACCGCACCACCGGCGAACTGTCGGGCGGGGAGTGCGTGCTGCTCCGGCTGGCCGCGCTGCTGCTGAGCCGTCCGGACGTGCTGCTGCTGGACGAGCCCACCAACAACCTCGACCTGCGGGCCCGGCGCCGGCTGTACGCGGCCGTCGAATCCTGGTCCGGGGTGCTGCTCCTGGTCAGCCACGACCGGGAACTGCTGGACCGGGTCGACCAGATCGCCGACCTGCGCGACGGCGAACTCCGCTGGTACGGCGGAAACTTCACGGACTACGAGGAGATGCTCGCGGCCGAGCAGGAGGCGGCCGAGCGGATGGTCCGGGTCGCCGAGGGCGACGTACAGCGGCAGAAGCGCGAACTGGCGCAGGCCCAGGCCAAACTGGCCCGGCGCAAGCGGTACGGGCAGAAGATGTTCGAGACCAAGCGCGAGCCGAAGATCGTCATGGGCGCCCGCAAGCGCGCGGCGCAGGAGTCGGCGGGCAAGCACCGCATCATGCACACCGAGAAGCTGGCGGAGGCGGAGGAACGTCTCGACCAGGCGGAGCTGGCGGTGCGCGACGACGCCGAGATCCGGATCAAACTGCCCGCCACCCAGGTCCCGCCGGGCCGCCGCGTGCTCACCCTGAGCGCACTGCACCCGGTCCACGGCGCCCCGGTCGCGGGCGAGTGGGAGCTGCGCGGTCCGGAGCGGATCGCGCTGGTGGGGGCCAACGGCTCGGGCAAGACCACGCTGCTGCGCACGATCGCGGGGGAACTGGCCCCGCTGTCGGGCGAGTCGGTGACCCATGTCCCGGCCCGGTTCCTGCCGCAGCGGCTCGACGTACTGGACGACGAGCGCTCGGTCGTGGAGAACGTGGCGCGGTTCGCCCCGCACGCGACGAACAACCTGATCCGGGCGCGGCTCGCGCACTTCCTGTTCCGGGGTGCGCGGGCGGACCGGCTGGCCGGCACCCTGTCGGGCGGCGAGCGGTTCCGGGCGACGCTGGCGGCACTGCTGCTCGCGGAGCCGGCCCCGCAGCTGCTCATGCTGGACGAGCCGACGAACAACCTGGACCTGGCGAGCGTACGGCAGTTGACCGATGCCCTGGATTCCTATGAAGGGGCGCTCGTGGTCGCGAGCCATGACGTGCCGTTCCTGGAGTCGATCGGCATCACGCGGTGGCTGCTGCTCGACGGCGGGATGCGGCCGACGACGGCCGAGGAGGTCCACCGGTCGCTGTGGCAGGGGTGA